A genomic segment from Dermacentor silvarum isolate Dsil-2018 chromosome 11, BIME_Dsil_1.4, whole genome shotgun sequence encodes:
- the LOC125941569 gene encoding uncharacterized protein LOC125941569 produces MLGPEGQSHRRIVSLLDTPILDLEAYRFLHFAENQLKDEPEFLDRAADVARDVLEMPSRLDSCTQQNEGGARCWMVTEAEELNKFLKPFGVEFNELREGSLDLIMTHNDPVAPYDLKAVLLCLATLWFLHERRCFSGVSLNVLGLDRFRPGQFLQHITVAKWVVPVHLIGFEELRFRMFSMLRVLDQTELLTHLTLDRAVLPSCGNRSICGGLAVTIGRGKQGPDE; encoded by the exons atgttgGGACCGGAAGGCCAgtctcaccgccgcatcgtgagCCTTCTGGACACCCCG ATCCTGGACCTGGAGGCATACAGATTCCTGCACTTTGCCGAAAACCAGCTCAAGGACGAACCCGAGTTTCTCGACAGGGCTGCCGATGTCGCCCGCGATGTATTGGAGATGCCTTCACGGCTCGACTCATGCACACAGCAAAACGAAGGAGGTGCCCGCTGCTGGATGGTGACTGAAGCG GAAGAGCTGAACAAGTTCCTGAAGCCATTCGGCGTGGAATTCAACGAACTGCGCGAAGGCAGCCTGGACCTCATAATGACCCATAATGATCCCGTGGCTCCCTACGACCTCAAAGCTGTGCTTCTATGCTTGGCTACATTGTGGTTTCTGCACGAGCGCCGCTGTTTCTCCGGCGTCAGCCTAAACGTGTTAGGGCTGGATCGCTTTCGCCCGGGGCAGTTCCTGCAGCACATCACGGTCGCCAAGTGGGTCGTCCCGGTCCACCTGATCGGCTTCGAGGAGCTCCGGTTCAGAATGTTCTCCATGCTTCGGGTACTCGACCAAACGGAGCTGTTGACGCACCTCACCCTCGACAGG GCTGTTCTGCCGTCTTGTGGAAATCGTAGTATCTGTGGCGGGCTGGCAGTCACCATTGGCAGAGGTAAACAGGGCCCGGACGAGTGA